ATGTTTTCTTCAATAAATGATCCTAGATTCCAGTTGGCTTCAGCATGACAGATTTCGAAAAGAAAATTTGCAAGAATCTTATCCCCATGCTCCGTATGGGTAACTTCCGGGTGAAACTGAAGACCATATATATTTTTCTTGAAATTGCAGGCAGCAGCATGAGGTTCGTCAGCTGTAAAAGCGATGACTTCAAAATCTTTTGGCAATATACTTACTCTATCTCCGTGACTATTCCAGACGGTGAAATGAGCGGGTAGACCTTCAAACAAGGCCGAATTTTTAATTATGGAAAGAGAAGAACGACCATATTCTCCTTTCCCTCCTTTTTCTACTTTTCCTCCAAAACAAGAGGCTATCCATTGATAACCGTAGCAGATTCCTAATATAGGGACGCCTATTTCAAATATTTTTTTGTCTATAGAAGGTGATTGTTCTTCAAGAATACTTGATGGTCCTCCCGAAAGGATAATACCGGAAGGAGATAGACCGAGCAATTCTTGATAAGAGCTTTCCCATGAAAGGATTATAGAGAATACTCCTAGATCCCTAATTCGACGAGCGATAAGTTGGGTATATTGTGAACCAAAATCGATGATTGCTATACATCCCTTTTCAGGAAGGAGTCTTGGTTTTCTCATTATTTATTCGTCTTAGTCTACTTTATCTAAGAAAAAGGGAGTTGTTATAGTTAATGATTTCCTTCAAAATAAGCATCTTGTCTTTTGGTCTATCTTTTAATTGATGAACTTCTTGTTTATAAAGTCGGGATAATTTTTATCGGCCCATCCCGACGGATTGGATCATTTGAAATAGCTTGCCTTCGGATTGGATACTGGGTGCAATAATGATTTCGGTTTCCTGAAACTGTCTTATATTCGCTGCTCCAACATTACCCATCGAAGTTGCAAGAGCACCAACAAGATTTTGAGAACCGTCATCAACAGTAGCTGGTCCATAAAGAATCTGGGAAAGGGGTCCAGAAATACCCATGCGGATTAAGGTTCCGCGAGGCAAATTGGCATGTGGAGTAGCCATCCCCCAATGACATCCTTTTCCTGGTGCTTCTTCTGCCCGAGCAAAAGCGGATCCAATCATGACCGCATCCGCTCCACAAGCTATAGCTTTACAAAGATCTCCTCCCCTGCGCATGCCCCCATCAGTAATTATAGGAACATAACGACCTGTTTTTTTAAAATAGCTATCCCTTGCTGCTGCAGCATCAACCGTAGCCGTCACCTGCGGTACTCCAATGCCAAGAACTCCCCTGGAGGTGCAAGCAGCTCCAGGGCCAACCCCGATTAAAACTCCGCATACCCCACAGTCCATCAGTTCAAGAACTACATTGTAGGTAACCGCATTGCCAACCAGAACAGGAATGCGCATCTTTTTACAGAATTCTTTTAAATCAAGAGTCTTATACTGAGAGGAAATATGTCTGACTGTGCTGACCGTAGATTGAACTACATAAAGGTCGGCTCCAGCTTCCTGTGCTATATATCCGTAGGTTTCGGCTTTCTGCGGTATGGAGGAAACAGCCGCAAGGGCATTTGCCTTTTTGAGTTCTTCAATTCTTAAAGCAATAAGTTTTTCTTGAACTGGAGCAGAGTAGATTTTTTGCAGCAATTCGGTGACCTTACTCTGATCGCATTTGATGATTTCCTCGATAACTTCTTGAGGCTTTTCGTAACGCGTCTGTATTCCTTCCAAGTTGATAACTCCAATGCCTCCAAGCCGGTTCATTTCGATACAAAATTTGGGATCAGTCACCCCATCCATCGCACTGGCAAGAATGGGAATTTTAAGTTTTAGAGTTTTGCCTGAAGGATGTGTAATTTCAAAGCTAGTGTCTACCTCTTCTGGATTGATTGTAATCTCTCCGGGAACCAAGGAAATTTCATCAAAACCATAACAGACTCTTGCTTTTCGATTCCTTCCTATCCACATACCCATTTTATGACCTCCGGTAATAAAAATTAAACTCCAATTTCAATATTTTGAATAGCATTACATTTTGGACAGCGTAATGTAATTTGTCCGGGTTCAATTTCAATTCTTTCTTTACAGAACCGACAAATAAAAATGCGCCGCTTCTCTAAGCGACGCCTCTTAAGATAATAAAAAAGCCATAAAATAAAAATAAAAGCAAGTGAAAGAGTTGAATAGAAAAAAAAAGATTCAGGTAAGGTAATGCGCATCATGGAACAACCCCCTTTTGACTTTCAAAATTATTACTATAGCTCCAGAATATTTTAATCTTTCCCCATATTTTTCTTCTATTCAGGGGGTCTGCAAAAAATCGAAGCTTACGAGCTTCAGTCACCGCCAAAAGATCCGCTTGCTCATTGCCACAACTCTCCTCAAGAAGGACATGATCGACTATTCCTTCTGGATCAACAGAAATAACGAGTGTTGTTGTTCGAGCCTCTGACAAAAGATTCGTGCTTATTTGGGGAAGTTTCCAAGAAGAAATAAGCCTAGATTTTAAGATTTCATCAAAGAGAGCGACTGATTGTTTAGCTATTTTGGGGAGAAACTTTGAAAAAGAGGGTCTTTCTTGAGGCAAAGGGAAGAAAATTTTTGCCGATTCATTAAGAGTAGGTTCTGTTGTTTTATAAAAAACAATTTCTTTTTCAATGGGAATGGATATAGGGCTTGGAGTAGTGTTATTTAAAGGGAAAGATAAGGGTTGGATCATCGTCAATCTTTTATTGGATGGTCTCTTGGGATGAATCAATGAAGCCGGATCCCTGTATTTTAAAAGAAAATTTATCCTATTTTTTAGAGAAGAATCGATAAGGGCAGAATGGGAAGAAAAGATATAAACCCTACTACGGGGAATAGGTTCAACTAAAGGGGGTACATAAGTGACCTTACAAAAGAGAAGAAAAAAAAGGTGAAAGAAAAAGGAAAAACCGATCCAAAATAAAACAGATGAACTCTTAATGTTAAGAAGCTGGGGAAAGTTTTTCCCTTCTAAATTAGTGTTCTCCATCGGGTTGGGTAGCGAGTAAGACTGAAAAGTTTTGAGCCAAAAAAAGATTAGTCAGTTCAATAATATAAGCTTGAGGAACTTCTTTGTCAGCCTTGATGATAACCATTTGGTTAGGATGTTGGGATGCTAAAAGAGGAACCATTTTTTTTAACTCTTCAAGACTTACTTCTTGATCGTTAATGTAAAAAAGAGCAGATCGTTTTGTTGTCAAGTCCGATGAAGAGTCTTTTTTCTCGGGTTCAAGGAAAACGGATACAATCAAGTTGCTTAAAGGAACACTGATTCCAAAAGGACTTTTAGGCAATTCAACGACTATCCCAGGGAGAGTGACAAATGAAGAACCCAGTAAAAAGAAAAAAAGCAGCAAAAGAACAACATTGACAAGAGGCACAGCGTTAATTGTGCCTGTCATAGGGTTCAGTCTTGGGCGTAATTTCATGATTCGGATCTACTTCCTCGAAAGCTTGGTTATTTTGCCACCTGTATTCAATAATGGAATGGATTAATTCTGTGGAAACTCTTTCAATGTCTCCAAGGATGCTAGAAATTCGAGTAACTAAAAAATTATAGGCGATTTGAGTCGGGATGGCAACAGATATCCCCGCTGCCGTACTGACCAATGCCATCCATATCCCGGAAGCTAAATCAGTTACAGACACGGCACCAGAAGCCCTGTTCATTGCCAAAAAAGCTTCAATCATCCCATTTACAGTTCCTAGAAGACCCAAAAGGGGACTGATTGATGCGATAGTCGATAGGATAGGCAGATGTGCTTCTAGCTTTGGGATTTCAAGTTGTGCTGCATTTTGTGCCGCTTCTCTTAATTCGGATATAGGTAGATAATGAAACAGTATGATTTGCCGGATGACTCTTCCTATTGGGCCATGGAAAGAAGAAGATCTGAGGAGAGCTTCATCGAAGTTGCCTTTGAAAATTAAATTTTTAATTCCAGAAACAATTTCTTCAACATGCAACTCAGATCTCCTGTAGGTAATAAGCCTTTCAAGAAATACGCCTAAGGCAATGATGCTGCAAAAAAGGATCGGCCACATGATTAGTCCCCCTTTATATACTATGTCAAAAAGAGACATAGCTTCGGGGACAACCCGCGGATTCTGTTTAGCGGCTAAAAAGAGTTGATCAAGGAAGAAGGGGACAGCATTCATTGGCTTTCATAATGATTTTTATTATCAAAGTTTTCATTCCCTACTTAATTCATCGCTTCAGATCAGAAAAAATCATCAGATTATCATGATATTTCCTTATAATTTTTACCAGATAAAAGACTTGGTTTGTGCTACAATGGTATTGTTTCTTAACACTGAAAATCTCCAGGCAAAAACAGTGCCATTAGTAAAATAAACATCCCCAATCACCTTGAAAATCGAATCGATAGCCCCATGAGCTTTCGGATAATAAATGGATTGTGACCATGTTTGTTCTTTCGTATTCAGTTGTCTATATTCGAACCTAGCCGTAAGAGCTTCCGCTTTCCCTCCTTTTTTCCATGCGAAGATATAAATTTGACCTGCTCGCGCACGAAAATCTGAAGGCGTGATTGCTCCCCAGTTCCAGTAAGCTCTTTCAAATATCAATGATTGCAAGCCTCCGGCTTTAAGTTTTTTATCATTAAGAATTTCCAATACTTTAATAATTTTAATATGTTTATCGGGAACATAGTTTTCTTGCCCATTTTTGGATTCAATTTCTTGTTCCCCAAAGCAAACAGAAGAATAGACAAAAAAACAAAGGAGCAGGCAAAGAAAGAAATATTTAAGCAGGCTAGAGAAAAGCATAGGAAAAGAAAAAAGTCAATTATTTCTTATGTTATAATGTTAGGAGGATCTGTCGATAATTTTTGTGCTTTTTCTTTGTTATATCCAAAACCATCGACAACGATACAAAACTCTCCTTTTAATTTTATTTCTTGAAGATGGGTCAATAGCTCTTTAGGTTTTCCTCTGAAAACTTCCTCAAATTTTTTTGTCATTTCTTTAGCAATACAAAGTGGACAATCCGGAATAATCGCTTGAGCATCTTCCAAGGAAGAGAGAAGCCGGTGTGGAGATTCGAAATATACAGAGCTATACGGCCTTGTCGTCGCTTCTATCCATTCGGCTCGTCTTGCTTTCGATTTAACCGGTAAAAATCCACCGAAGTAAAAAGGCGTTGTCCGAAATCCCGATAAAACTAGAGCTTGTAAAACAGCAGAAGGACCTGGGACAACTTCAAATGGAATCTGTTTTTCAATGCATTTTTTAATCAATCTTTCTCCAGGGTCAGAAATGCATGGCATTCCTGCTTCAGAGACCAGAGCAACCCTTTTCCCATTAAGAAGAGACTCCATAAGCTTCAAGGCTTTTCTCTCCTCATTTATTTTATTATAAGTAAAAAGAGGTTTTTTAATTTCCCATTTCTGCAGCAAAATATGGGTCTTTCGGGTATCTTCAGCAGCAACCAGATCAACTTCTTTTAAAGTTCTTAACGCCCTATGAGTTATATCTTCCAGGTTCCCTATGGGTGTGGCTACGACAAAAAGCCTACCGATAAGATCCGTATGGTTGTTTTTTAGCTTCACCATTATAAAACATTTTTTTTAAGAATACAGTTGTGTTTTGTAATATAATAAATGAAAAACTTTTCCTAAACTCTTTTATTCATGCATTTCCTTTGATGTTGCGGGGAAGAAAAGATAAAAATTTTATTTTTTTATTGTTTTTGTTTAATTCTTTAGATGAGAAGAGGGCTTGTGGCGGAACTGGCAGACGCGCTAGACTTAGGATCTAGTGGGTAACACCGTGCGGGTTCAAATCCCGCCAAGCCCATAGAATTTTCTTGCTTTATCCTATCTTTTGTGAGGCTTTAGTTGCTTAAAGAATAATAATATTGTTGAAAAAAATTAAATTCTTTTTCTTTTTCCTTTAGATAAGCTGCAACAAGCTTTCTACTCTCTCTGAGTAAATTTACTAGACTTGACGCTTTTGGCACAAACTTGTTCTATTGTCATTAATGAGCGAAAACGAAGAGCTTTATAAAGAAATACAAAGGCTGAGCCAAAAGCATTTTTCATCCTGTGCTTCTTTTTACCAAAAAGGTCATATCTTAACGAATCTCGAAGATCTAGAAAAGACATTTCAAGACATTCCGCTTCAGAAGGGGATGAAAGCCCTGGACATAGCTACTGGTAATGGGTATACAGCATTTTTTCTTGCTAGGCATGGACTTGAGGTTACAGCCTGTGATATCACTGAAAAAATGTTGGAAGGAGCAATGAAAGGGGCAGCTGCAGAAGGGCTTCATATCCAATTTCGTATCCATAGCGCAGAAAAACTGCCTTATCCTGATGGCTCTTTTGATTTGGTGACATGCAGGTATGCGGCTCATCATTTTGCCGATCAGAAAGCTTTTGTGAGGGAGTCTTCCAGGGTTCTTAAAAAAGATGGGCTTTTTGTTCTTATCGATGGAACAGTCCCCAATGGTGAACAGGAAGCCTATGATTGGTTGGATAAAGTCGAAAAGTTAAGGGATTTTAGTCATGTTGGATATAGATTTGAAAGCGAATGGAAATCGTATTGTCTTGAGTCGGGATTAGTACCTTTAAAAAGTCTTTTTATTCCCTTTAAACAGGATGATATTGAGTGGTATTTCCAATCTGGAGGGACTTCTGAGGAAAACCAAAAAAAAATATATGAAATGGTTAAGAAAGCTTCTCAAAATGCAAAGAGAGTTTTAAAAATCGGGTGGGAAGAGGGAAGACCGGTATGGTGGTGGATTAAACTCTGTCTGGTTGCCCGGAAAGCTTTTTAACATTAAGGAAAATTGGGAAGGATGTTTTTAAAAATTCTTCCAGGAACCTGTCTTTGAATCTCTTTTTCAATTCCTTTTTGTAATATTCCCTGAACAGCATTATTTAGGCGCGGAGAAAAATCTTCATGGAGATCATTGAGGGTTCCAGAAAGATGAATTTCTGTCCAAAAATATCCTCCTTCTCCAGGATTAAACAATTTCCCTCCTAATCCAGGGAGCCTAGGGATCCAGTCAGCTCGAATGCCGAGCATCAATATTCCTGAAACCTTTTGTCCAACCAGAGTAATCCATCCAGTCATTTTCATGGTCTCTTCAGATTGCCAATCAATGTTGTGCAGTTTAATGGTATTAGGCTCTAATGTTACGGCGTTGCGTGCTACGCTAAGGGGGATATCTTCAAGTCGATTAAGTTTTAAAAAAGAATCAAGGTTCGTAAGGAAAGGCACATGAACTAGTCTTCCTTGATCAATATAAAGTTCTCCTTCCCCATGATAAGTTTTCATAATATCATGAGAAGCATTGATACCAATGGTTCCGCGTAGATTTCCCTTTAGTTCATGTCTTAAAGGTTCATTCAAAACAGCTTCCAAAGGGATCTGGTTTAACGAAAGATCAATATGGGTGTTTTGAGTGGGCAGAAGCCCGATTGTCCCTTCTGTTGTTACAAGGGATTTGGGGAAGCCATTAAGATGTAACTTTCCCTTCGACAAGTCTATAGATGTCCTGTCCAAGAAGGCTTTGATTTCTTCTATAGCCAACTCAGGAAATGATTTAAGTAAAAGCAAGCCTTTGTTTCCGTTAATAAGCCATTTTTCTTTTTGGGAAACAATGTTCAACTCGATATCCTTTATTTCTCCTCCTCCTCCCATTGAAGTAGGCCATTTGAGATCGAGCGATCTGACCTGAATTTTCTCTAGCAAAACAGCTTCTTCCTTGTTCGAATAAGGGGAAGCTAAGGGAATTTTTTCTGTCTTCCTTTCCGCAGGAAGTTCAGGGGTTTGCAGATCGATTGATAAATTGCCAAGTTCAATGGAACGAACAATCCAAGGACGGCCCCAAATCCCAAGAGAACTTAATTGAACAGCGATGGGATGAATGGAGATAAGTTCAACCGGGGATTCTTTGCTGCCTTTTCCCTTGTAACCTTGGGTTTCCAAGCCAAATCCATAAAAGGAAAAAGGTTCAAACTGGCCAGAGATTGCTGTATATTTTTCTACAATTTTTGCTGCATAATCGGCAAAAGCTTTACTTTTTACGATGCCATTTACCCAGTAAATAAAACTAACGCTTATTAATATAAGAAGGGTGAACAAAATAAAAAAGAACAACAGGATAATGTGTTTTTTGCCTCCCTTCGACTTTTGTTTCATAAAATTATTGTTATCTAAACCATAAAATTTCAGCCGACTCTACGGGAAGAAAAGCTTCAGGATGATAAGGCCTGATCCGAGGTGTGAAATCTTCTGCAGGACGTTGAGTAGTTACGGTTAATTTATAAACAAATCCATTTAAAGC
The DNA window shown above is from Methylacidiphilum caldifontis and carries:
- a CDS encoding MotA/TolQ/ExbB proton channel family protein is translated as MNAVPFFLDQLFLAAKQNPRVVPEAMSLFDIVYKGGLIMWPILFCSIIALGVFLERLITYRRSELHVEEIVSGIKNLIFKGNFDEALLRSSSFHGPIGRVIRQIILFHYLPISELREAAQNAAQLEIPKLEAHLPILSTIASISPLLGLLGTVNGMIEAFLAMNRASGAVSVTDLASGIWMALVSTAAGISVAIPTQIAYNFLVTRISSILGDIERVSTELIHSIIEYRWQNNQAFEEVDPNHEITPKTEPYDRHN
- a CDS encoding ExbD/TolR family protein; this translates as MTGTINAVPLVNVVLLLLFFFLLGSSFVTLPGIVVELPKSPFGISVPLSNLIVSVFLEPEKKDSSSDLTTKRSALFYINDQEVSLEELKKMVPLLASQHPNQMVIIKADKEVPQAYIIELTNLFLAQNFSVLLATQPDGEH
- a CDS encoding GuaB3 family IMP dehydrogenase-related protein translates to MGMWIGRNRKARVCYGFDEISLVPGEITINPEEVDTSFEITHPSGKTLKLKIPILASAMDGVTDPKFCIEMNRLGGIGVINLEGIQTRYEKPQEVIEEIIKCDQSKVTELLQKIYSAPVQEKLIALRIEELKKANALAAVSSIPQKAETYGYIAQEAGADLYVVQSTVSTVRHISSQYKTLDLKEFCKKMRIPVLVGNAVTYNVVLELMDCGVCGVLIGVGPGAACTSRGVLGIGVPQVTATVDAAAARDSYFKKTGRYVPIITDGGMRRGGDLCKAIACGADAVMIGSAFARAEEAPGKGCHWGMATPHANLPRGTLIRMGISGPLSQILYGPATVDDGSQNLVGALATSMGNVGAANIRQFQETEIIIAPSIQSEGKLFQMIQSVGMGR
- a CDS encoding class I SAM-dependent methyltransferase, which encodes MSENEELYKEIQRLSQKHFSSCASFYQKGHILTNLEDLEKTFQDIPLQKGMKALDIATGNGYTAFFLARHGLEVTACDITEKMLEGAMKGAAAEGLHIQFRIHSAEKLPYPDGSFDLVTCRYAAHHFADQKAFVRESSRVLKKDGLFVLIDGTVPNGEQEAYDWLDKVEKLRDFSHVGYRFESEWKSYCLESGLVPLKSLFIPFKQDDIEWYFQSGGTSEENQKKIYEMVKKASQNAKRVLKIGWEEGRPVWWWIKLCLVARKAF
- the rsmI gene encoding 16S rRNA (cytidine(1402)-2'-O)-methyltransferase, giving the protein MVKLKNNHTDLIGRLFVVATPIGNLEDITHRALRTLKEVDLVAAEDTRKTHILLQKWEIKKPLFTYNKINEERKALKLMESLLNGKRVALVSEAGMPCISDPGERLIKKCIEKQIPFEVVPGPSAVLQALVLSGFRTTPFYFGGFLPVKSKARRAEWIEATTRPYSSVYFESPHRLLSSLEDAQAIIPDCPLCIAKEMTKKFEEVFRGKPKELLTHLQEIKLKGEFCIVVDGFGYNKEKAQKLSTDPPNIIT